The Medicago truncatula cultivar Jemalong A17 chromosome 7, MtrunA17r5.0-ANR, whole genome shotgun sequence genome includes the window AAAGTTCACTGGTTTGATTTGAACTTATACATTTTGTTTAGATTATTAATTACTATTAGTACTAATGATAATTAATGATTGAATTATTGGCAGCTATCAAACAATGAAGCACATCCTGGTTACCATGATGAAGTGGACATTGAGTTTCTTGGAACAACATTTGGAAAGCCTTATACTTTGCAGACCAATGTTTATGTAAGAGGGAGTGGTGATGGGAAAATTGTAGGTAGAGAAATGAAGTTTCATCTTTGGTTTGATCCTACCAAAGGTTTTCATCACTATGCTATACTATGGAGTCCTAAAGAGATAATGTAAGTCActgtataatttaattatattcctGAATGTCTCTGAATGTGAAATTGAATGCCTAGATTAATTATATTAGTACTAATCTAAAATAGTATAGGGTACTAGACAGGACATGCACTACTTTCTCATTTGATGGGTATATAGGTGTGATAGGGAAATGGACTTACATGCACTCAATACCATTGATTAAGATTGGACGATGGAGACTGATTGTTGAACTTATAATTGAAcacataagatttttttaaccATGGTTTGGACTTGGTGATTATAGCGACTCTTGAAAATTCTAACCATTGATATAGATCGGATAGTCGAGACCGATTTGTTGACCTTACAATATAAACCATTCGATTTTATCAATGGTTAGGATTAGCTAACTATAGTGATTATTGGAAAATTATGAGAGCATGAAATCTGACTTGCAAGATAGGAAGAGATGAAGAGAATCTACAATTGAGCTTGGATTCTGCTTAGGTGGCATTGTTTGATTGGTTCTTAATCAATTGGGATCAAAGTTTAGGCAAGACTTATTgatattttggaatttttttaggAGTGGAAAAAGAAAGGATAACAACATAATTTTCTATCctctaaaaacaaacaatataattttCTAAGAAATAAAGGAAGAAGGCAAATAAGGATGTGACAGGATTAAAAATAGTAAATCATATCTTATAGAAATACTAAATCAAGGTCTCACATGAATGGCACAAAAAACCTAACATAGAAGTGTGGGGAAACAAATACTATGATACTAGTAGGTAGTAGCAGTGTAGCACCCAACTAATGAAAAGTTAGAAAGTGacagtaatttattttttatttatgaaaggTTAAACTATATACTAATACTAGTAAGTAACGTTCAAAAAGCTGTAACTATTATATGAATCATAGAAATGATTATTAATACTATATAGTTGGTTTACACTGACATTAAATAATGTGTCAGATTTCTTGTGGATGATGTGCCAATAAGGAGGTACCCGAGGAAGAGTGACACAACATTTCCTATTAGACCAATGTGGCTTTATGGTTCAATATGGGATGCTTCATCATGGGCAACAGAAGATGGAAAATACAAAGCTGATTACAGATACCAACCATTTGTTgcaaaatatacaaatttcaaagCTAGTGGTTGCACAGCCTATGCACCTCGTTGGTGCCATCCAGTTTCAGCATCACCATATGGTTCTGGTGGATTGAACTCACAACAAAATAGGGCTATGAGTTGGGTGCAAAGATACCATATGGTTTATAATTATTGTAAAGACCCCAAAAGAGATCATAGACTAACACCTGAATGTTCGGgttaaataaagattaaaaacttGCAAATTTGGGGGGTGTCCCAAAAAATACTGTTCTCTTGTGatctattttgtttgtttgtttgagaaaGTTTTCTTTTTACATTGTGGGGGTGACATGAAATGGGACCCCTATCACTTGAGTGTCCAAGGCTCTAAAGACACGAGAAAATTTGGAAGATTGtgtgagttttttgttttttgtttttgtttttgtgacaTTTATTTGGTGTAAACCaaaggggaaaaaaataaaagagggaCAGAGAAAGGAATAATGTTTGTCAATGTCCAAGAAAAGCAAAGTGGACAATTATGTATTGGTTTGTGGCACTGTTGAGTGCAAAATACTATAAGCATACTTCTCATTTTATAACGTTATTGTCATTTCAACGATGAAAACGAGAACACCATCATAAACAAGCTAGACCTCTGACATGAAACTTGGTTATCAATGTCATCTCTTGAAAAATGTCTGTTGGCCGTAGACACAAAAGATCACATGAATCGTATGTAAAGATTGTGGACATTGATATTCGATCTATCTAAAAGTAACACAGAGAGAGGAAAACAAATGCATGGTACAAAAGTTGGACAAAAATTATAGATAGTTGTAAGTTGTTAATTTGTTAAGGAGAACCAGAATTTGTGTACTCTCCTCGGTCATgtttataaggaaaaaaaaaaagtactttatATTCATTGAATGCATAATTTATTTAGTCtatattgaatgaatctaaaaaatattttttttgcttattaatgtgatcggagggagtaatatgtaagaaaaaattgacaaatTGTGTACAATGtaaattgtagttttttttttttttgaaagatgtaaattgttgttgttaacACTAATTATTTCGTTGGATGTATGGTTTTGCTTCGGACCTTTTAGCGACATTGTTGACAATTTGTTTCTAAAAGCTTAAGAGTTCGCCTTGCATTTTGAGTCTACCATAGATTTATCATCGAGTTTGACTCTAAAACAACATTGTCTTTGATTCAGATTGGTGTCCAATTAATTGTATCATCCTTATCCAACTTTGATACGCCTCATTTGtgagttaagatcctctctATTTTGAACCCTCTCCATTTTGAACCCtctccatttcttcaatttgcCTCTC containing:
- the LOC11435261 gene encoding probable xyloglucan endotransglucosylase/hydrolase protein 32, producing MPLFVVAILFLMTFSSNAYWPPSPGYWPSSKFKSMNFYKGFTNRWGPQHQRLEQNALTIWLDRTSGSGFKSVRPFRSGYFGASIKLQPGYTAGVITSFYLSNNEAHPGYHDEVDIEFLGTTFGKPYTLQTNVYVRGSGDGKIVGREMKFHLWFDPTKGFHHYAILWSPKEIIFLVDDVPIRRYPRKSDTTFPIRPMWLYGSIWDASSWATEDGKYKADYRYQPFVAKYTNFKASGCTAYAPRWCHPVSASPYGSGGLNSQQNRAMSWVQRYHMVYNYCKDPKRDHRLTPECSG